The Vulpes vulpes isolate BD-2025 chromosome 8, VulVul3, whole genome shotgun sequence genome has a window encoding:
- the LOC112917311 gene encoding C-type lectin domain family 4 member E-like, with protein sequence MNSSQPSISQGTERGCFSSQVLLRTIAGVSILLLSVCFITRCLVTYHNFQLCDENKFQLHEAFMDFSCSNDGLGSVKNCCPSDWVHFQSSCYLFSTNTMSWTSSLKNCSNMGAHLVVINTQEEQEFLFFAKPKRKEFYIGLTDQVKEGQWQWVDGTPFTESLSFWDVGEPNNIVTVEDCATIRDSSNPRKNWNDVPCFFNMFRICEMPEINVSSNKKNSLRTESTT encoded by the exons atgaattcatCCCAACCATCTATATCCCAAGGCACAG AGAGAGGATGCTTCTCTTCCCAAGTGCTCTTAAGGACAATTGCTGGGGTCTCCATTCTACTGCTAAGTGTCTGTTTTATCACCAGATGTCTTG TGACATATCATAACTTTCAACTCTGTGACGAGAATAAGTTCCAGCTACATGAGGCTTTCATGGACTTCTCCTGCTCCAATGACGGATTGG GTTCAGTCAAGAATTGCTGTCCGTCAGACTGGGTACATTTTCAATCTAGCTGCTACCTCTTTTCTACTAATACTATGTCCTGGACATCGAGTTTAAAAAACTGCTCCAACATGGGAGCTCATCTGGTTGTTATCAACACACAGGAGGAGCAG GAATTCCTTTTCTTTGCGAAACCTAAGAGGAAAGAGTTTTATATTGGACTGACAGACCAGGTGAAAGAGGGTCAATGGCAATGGGTAGATGGCACACCTTTCACAGAATCTCTGAG CTTCTGGGATGTAGGGGAGCCCAATAATATAGTTACAGTGGAGGACTGTGCCACCATTCGAGACTCTTCAAATCCAAGGAAAAACTGGAATGATGTTCCCTGTTTCTTCAACATGTTTCGGATTTGTGAAATGccagaaataaatgtttcaagcaacaaaaaaaattctctaagaaCAGAAAGCACAACTTAA